In the Sandaracinus amylolyticus genome, CGCGCCGGCGACGTGCCCGAAGAGCGTCGAGTCCGCGAGCGACTCGGGGATCGCCGCGCAGTTCACCGCGACGAGCGGCCCTTCACGACCGCTGCGCGCGTGGATCGCGCGCGCGACGAGCTCCTTGCCGGTGCCGCTCTCGCCGATGACCAGCACCGACGCGTCGGCCTTCGCGACGAGCGCGATCGCCTCGCGCAGCTTCGCCATCGCGGGCGCACGCCCCACGAGATCGGGGATGTCCGCGTCGCCGAGCGATGCGGGCACCTCGCGCACGACGAAGAACGTGTCCCCCGCGCGCAGCACCGAGCCGTCGACGAGGATCGCGTCGGACACGCGCTCGCCGTCGACGAAGGTGCCGTTGGAGCTCGAGTCGACGATCGTCGGCGCCTTCGCCCCGATCAGTGCGATGGTCGCGTGGGTGCGCGACATGCGCGGATCGGCGATCACCAGCGCGCCGTCGCGCTGTGGGGCGCGACCGATCGCGAGCGGCACGCGACCGATCGCGATCTCCGGGGGAAGCCCTCGGTCCGGGGAGTGAACGGTGCGCAGCACCCAGCTCGCGACCGAGCTCGTGCGCCGCGGTTCCTCTCGCTGCGTCTCGTCGAACAACATGGAGATTGCGGACGAACGTCCGTCGTGCGTGCCCCCCGCCCCTCGGGGGTGGCCGAATGTAGCGTATCGAGTCAATCGCGCGCCGCTCCTCGAGCTCCGAAGAGCTCCGAGGACGCGATGAATGCTCGGTGCGTGCCGAACTCGGGAGCGTCGCGCGAAAAGTCCAGTGGCTCTCGCCGAGCGCCATCCGGCGCACTGATCGCGCCGGCCCTCGGACGGCTCAGCGGGTGGCGGTGGGCTTGCGGGACGGCGGCCGGACGTAGGCGCGCTGGCGGGTCGGGGCGGCGTGGTAGAGCGGGCGGTAGAGATAGCCGGTCACCACGTCGACCCACTGGAACGTCGCGCGGAACGCGCCACTACCGTGGTTGACCCAGGGCTCCTCGGGCGACGCCACGGCGTGCGTGCGGTCCACGCCGCGTGCACCACGCTGCACGTCCGCGACGACGACCTGCTCGCGGTGATCGCCGGGGTCCTCGGCGATCGTCCCGCCGCACACCACGCGCGATCGCCCGGCGAGCTTGGTCACGACCTTGGGGCCGAAGCGCGTCGCCATGACCTCGCTGGAGCCGCACGCGTTCGCGAGGACGACCGGTGCGCCGACCTCGCGCTCGATGCGCTCCGGCATCGCGCGCGTCGCCTCGACGTGCATCGCGCGGTACTCGCGCCACAGCGGGTAGTTCGTCGCGTCGCGGTAGTCGGGCCACGCGGCGCCGATCGCGACGAGGTCGACGCCCTCGCGCGCATAGATCGACCAGGGCGTGCGGCGGATCATGTCGGCGCAGATGCCGACGCCGAGGCGGCCGAGATCGGTCTCGATCACGTGCGCGCTCTCGCCCGCGCGCCAGTACGCGCACTCGGCGGACGCGGGATGGAGCTTGCGGTAGCGGCCGAGGAACCCGTCGGGCCCGACGACGGCCATCGTGTTGTAGACGTGCGCGCCCTCGCGCTCGCTGAGGCCGGCGACGAGGATCATGTCGCGGGCGCGCGCGAGCTCGTGGAGCGCGTGCACCGAAGGACCATCGGGCACCGGCTCGGCGACCTCGAAGTTCCACTCGCCGA is a window encoding:
- a CDS encoding carbon-nitrogen hydrolase family protein — encoded protein: MTVRVAAVQVRGDRAPLEQRISWIDALLADAQRAGAKLAVMPELALTGYELGEWNFEVAEPVPDGPSVHALHELARARDMILVAGLSEREGAHVYNTMAVVGPDGFLGRYRKLHPASAECAYWRAGESAHVIETDLGRLGVGICADMIRRTPWSIYAREGVDLVAIGAAWPDYRDATNYPLWREYRAMHVEATRAMPERIEREVGAPVVLANACGSSEVMATRFGPKVVTKLAGRSRVVCGGTIAEDPGDHREQVVVADVQRGARGVDRTHAVASPEEPWVNHGSGAFRATFQWVDVVTGYLYRPLYHAAPTRQRAYVRPPSRKPTATR